A single region of the Halobacterium wangiae genome encodes:
- a CDS encoding translation initiation factor eIF-2B: MIDETAEEIREMRTHSSSVVAVKAARALRDLLDKDYPTVEEYVRALERNSNALRRANASHASLVTTQRAIVEGVRDADPASVAEAKEVTAAAIDDVVDTVENAKHAAAEATAERIEDGQTLLTHDYSSTVLEALELAAQDGKHLDVFVTEARPRHLGRKTARTLAAIDRIDPTLIVDGASGYYLPECDRVLLGMDCIVDDTYYNRVGTYPLVATAADIGTPVTVSGSSAKLVDDGFRFENDFRDPSEVIREPPEGFEVENPAYDATPTRLLDVVVTDEGVEEY; this comes from the coding sequence AGATGCGGACGCACTCCTCCTCGGTCGTCGCCGTGAAGGCCGCTCGCGCGCTCCGGGACCTCCTCGACAAGGACTACCCGACCGTTGAGGAGTACGTGCGGGCGCTCGAACGGAACAGCAACGCCCTCCGCCGCGCGAACGCCTCCCACGCGTCGCTGGTGACCACCCAGCGCGCCATCGTCGAGGGCGTCCGGGACGCCGACCCCGCGTCCGTCGCGGAGGCCAAGGAGGTCACCGCGGCGGCCATCGACGACGTGGTCGACACCGTCGAGAACGCGAAACACGCGGCCGCAGAGGCTACCGCCGAGCGCATCGAGGACGGACAGACGCTGCTCACCCACGACTACTCCTCGACCGTGCTGGAGGCCCTCGAACTCGCCGCCCAGGACGGCAAACACCTCGACGTGTTCGTGACGGAGGCCCGCCCGCGCCACCTCGGCCGGAAGACGGCGCGGACGCTCGCGGCCATCGACCGCATCGACCCGACGCTCATCGTCGACGGCGCCTCCGGCTACTACCTCCCGGAGTGCGACCGCGTCCTCCTCGGGATGGACTGCATCGTCGACGACACGTACTACAACCGCGTCGGGACGTACCCGCTGGTCGCGACGGCCGCCGACATCGGCACGCCCGTGACTGTCTCGGGGTCGAGCGCGAAACTCGTCGACGACGGCTTCCGCTTCGAGAACGACTTCCGCGACCCCAGCGAGGTCATCCGTGAACCCCCGGAGGGCTTCGAAGTGGAGAATCCGGCGTACGACGCGACCCCGACCCGCCTGCTCGACGTCGTGGTGACCGACGAGGGCGTCGAGGAGTACTGA
- a CDS encoding proteasome assembly chaperone family protein, whose translation MADTDTRPERPDFHFTHDAPPNEALLCGFSEFGLAGLTAADYLVDHLDLEQTGHVAVESLPAITPFENGVPRHHTRFFSKPDVDVTVLVGELFIPLPAAEPFARSLLAWIDENDVGEVAVLSGVPVAHGPDEHRAFYIATEDYRDARLVDADVPAMGNGFLDGVNAELLARGLDSNLRACTYTTPVHAQVPDVEAAIRLVDAASSVYDLDVDTGPLKAFAAEVAQHYENLSERIRSHAEEERSEDRMYM comes from the coding sequence ATGGCCGACACAGACACCCGCCCAGAGCGCCCCGACTTCCACTTCACGCACGACGCTCCCCCGAACGAGGCGCTCCTCTGTGGGTTCTCCGAGTTCGGACTCGCCGGGCTCACCGCCGCCGACTACCTGGTCGACCACCTCGACCTCGAGCAGACCGGGCACGTCGCCGTCGAGAGCCTCCCGGCGATCACGCCCTTCGAGAACGGCGTGCCGCGCCACCACACGCGGTTCTTCTCGAAACCGGACGTCGACGTCACCGTGCTCGTCGGCGAACTGTTCATCCCGCTGCCGGCGGCCGAACCGTTCGCCAGGTCGCTGCTCGCGTGGATCGACGAGAACGACGTCGGCGAGGTAGCCGTGCTCTCTGGAGTCCCCGTCGCGCACGGGCCCGACGAACACCGCGCGTTCTACATCGCCACCGAGGACTACCGCGACGCGCGCCTCGTGGACGCCGACGTGCCGGCGATGGGGAACGGCTTCCTCGACGGTGTGAACGCCGAACTGCTCGCACGCGGCCTGGATTCGAACCTCCGCGCGTGCACCTACACGACACCCGTCCACGCACAGGTGCCCGACGTGGAGGCCGCAATTCGCCTCGTCGACGCCGCCAGCAGCGTCTACGACCTGGACGTGGACACGGGGCCCCTGAAAGCGTTCGCCGCGGAGGTCGCCCAGCACTACGAGAACCTCAGCGAGCGGATCCGGAGCCACGCCGAGGAGGAACGCTCCGAGGACCGCATGTACATGTGA
- a CDS encoding bifunctional metallophosphatase/5'-nucleotidase, translated as MAVRILHYSDLENVYDTPEQAGRLASLLRDRGDAIAAGSGDNTSPGVLSLVTEGRQALDLYDAVDPDVATFGNHDFDYGADVTAEIVAASPQTWVSANVTRDGDPIGGVEPWTIDAHDGVRVGFLGVLDDATPALNPMASDLTVTDPVAATREAAADVRDAGADYVVVLSHLGRDDEELAAATDVDAVLGGHIASERVERIDGTLLTRPGSGGEVVLDVDLESGDVTRRVVADEPVYEPLAERLQERMDETGLNDVVGEVEDPLERTEQTLFRGESRIGNFVADAYRWAAGTDVALQNSGGVRDGPDIEGDVTVSDLVSVVPFEEPVSVAELTGEELLDVFHGARGGSLGFAEPEWWHAHVSGAELVWDADRDELLEATVDGEPVDPTATYTLATTDYLFYSDDEFPALDEAHRVDRLEVQHRVLADYARQRGIDPEIEGRVELHADD; from the coding sequence ATGGCGGTCCGTATCCTCCACTACTCCGACCTCGAGAACGTCTACGACACGCCCGAGCAGGCGGGGCGTCTCGCCTCACTCCTCCGGGACCGCGGGGACGCTATCGCCGCCGGCTCCGGTGACAACACCTCGCCGGGCGTGCTCTCGCTCGTGACCGAGGGCCGACAGGCGCTGGACCTCTACGACGCGGTCGACCCGGACGTCGCGACGTTCGGCAACCACGACTTCGACTACGGCGCCGACGTCACCGCCGAGATCGTCGCCGCCTCCCCGCAGACGTGGGTGAGCGCGAACGTCACCCGCGACGGCGACCCCATCGGCGGTGTCGAACCGTGGACTATCGACGCGCACGACGGCGTGCGCGTCGGCTTCCTCGGCGTCCTCGACGACGCCACGCCCGCGCTCAACCCGATGGCGAGCGACCTCACCGTCACCGACCCCGTCGCCGCGACCCGCGAGGCCGCCGCCGACGTCCGGGACGCCGGTGCGGACTACGTGGTCGTCCTCTCCCACCTCGGCCGCGACGACGAGGAACTCGCCGCAGCCACCGACGTGGACGCCGTCCTCGGCGGGCACATCGCCTCCGAGCGCGTCGAGCGCATCGACGGGACGCTCCTGACGCGACCGGGATCGGGCGGCGAGGTGGTACTCGACGTCGACCTCGAATCGGGCGACGTGACCCGGCGCGTCGTCGCCGACGAACCCGTCTACGAACCGCTCGCCGAGCGACTCCAGGAGCGCATGGACGAGACCGGACTGAACGACGTCGTCGGGGAAGTCGAGGACCCCCTGGAGCGCACCGAGCAGACGCTGTTCCGGGGGGAGTCCCGCATCGGGAACTTCGTCGCGGACGCCTACCGGTGGGCCGCGGGGACGGACGTCGCACTCCAGAACTCCGGCGGCGTCCGCGACGGCCCGGACATCGAGGGCGACGTGACGGTGTCGGACCTCGTCAGCGTCGTCCCCTTCGAGGAACCGGTGAGCGTCGCGGAACTCACCGGCGAGGAACTGCTGGACGTGTTCCACGGCGCGCGCGGTGGCTCCCTCGGCTTCGCGGAGCCCGAGTGGTGGCACGCCCACGTCTCGGGGGCAGAACTGGTGTGGGACGCGGACCGCGACGAACTCCTGGAAGCCACCGTCGACGGCGAACCAGTCGACCCCACCGCGACGTACACGCTCGCCACCACGGACTACCTGTTCTACTCCGACGACGAGTTCCCAGCGCTCGACGAGGCCCACCGCGTGGACCGCCTCGAGGTCCAGCACCGGGTGCTCGCCGACTACGCTCGCCAGCGCGGCATCGACCCCGAGATCGAGGGGCGCGTCGAACTCCACGCCGACGACTGA
- a CDS encoding DUF5816 domain-containing protein, which produces MLTVATDDGETLYVAEDEAERGQDGPFLVVYRTPDRQRRWGWFCTNCESVDNAMDSMGRIECNVCGNFKKPDEWDSAHE; this is translated from the coding sequence ATGTTGACGGTGGCGACCGACGACGGGGAGACGCTGTACGTCGCCGAGGACGAGGCCGAGCGCGGGCAGGACGGCCCGTTCCTCGTCGTCTACCGGACGCCGGACAGACAGCGCCGCTGGGGCTGGTTCTGCACGAACTGCGAGTCCGTCGACAACGCGATGGACTCGATGGGGCGCATCGAGTGCAACGTCTGCGGGAACTTCAAGAAGCCCGACGAGTGGGACTCGGCGCACGAGTAG